A single Kwoniella bestiolae CBS 10118 chromosome 8, complete sequence DNA region contains:
- a CDS encoding 60S ribosomal protein eL24, giving the protein MRVDRCDFSGYKVYPSRGRVYVRGDSKTFRFLNHKSESLFLQRKNPRKIAWTQVYRRMHKKGITEEVAKKRSRKNVKVQRGIVGADLASILAKRTAKPEVRAAARAAAITKAKTEKRDKEASKAATRGQQQSQPKVSKQAMKGGKGGR; this is encoded by the exons ATGCGAGTCGACAGGTGTGATTTCTCTGGGTACAAGGTTTACCCCTCTAGGGGAAGAGTCTACGTTAGAGGTGActccaag ACCTTCCGATTCCTCAACCACAAATCCGAGTCTCTTTTCTTGCAAAGAAAGAACCCTCGAAAGATCGCTTGGACTCAAGTGTACCGACG AATGCACAAGAAGGGTATCACTGAAGAAGTTGCCAAGAAGAGATCCAGAAAGAACGTAAAGGTCCAA CGAGGTATCGTCGGTGCCGACCTCGCCTCCATCCTCGCCAAACGAACTGCCAAACCCGAGGTCCGAGCCGCCGCCCGAGCCGCCGCCATCACCAAGGCCAAGACTGAGAAACGTGACAAGGAAGCTTCCAAGGCCGCCACCCGAGGTCAACAACAATCTCAACCCAAGGTATCCAAGCAAGCTATGAAGGGTGGTAAAGGTGGTCGATAA